From the genome of Psychroserpens ponticola, one region includes:
- a CDS encoding toxin-antitoxin system YwqK family antitoxin, with the protein MNRIKLNLIFSILFVCVFFVSCLKNKKEYFDNGNLKAEYQKTKNGILEGKYIKYYENGNIKSIQLFRNNVEIDSTIVYDSLKSNTIKTAIYRNKNSIDSIYVKNYDNSYITSEGHMFKTQKTGKWKLYKNQKIDKIMQYKNIDGKQYLNQGWFFDKSGDTIHEYGSNYKFKYSVKLKEKTIDISIKYKPLIAENANVILLHNEKLNKEFSNIDEVVLDTIFFTNNKVDIEYKVKHKREKLNFNLRGIIKEYADLLKNDSIYYRERLIYLDEKIVK; encoded by the coding sequence ATGAATAGAATAAAACTGAATTTAATTTTTTCAATATTATTTGTTTGTGTCTTTTTTGTTTCTTGCTTAAAAAACAAAAAAGAATACTTCGACAATGGAAATCTAAAAGCTGAATATCAAAAAACAAAAAATGGAATACTAGAAGGGAAATATATAAAATATTACGAGAATGGTAATATTAAATCTATTCAATTATTTAGAAATAATGTTGAAATTGATTCAACTATAGTTTACGATAGCTTAAAATCTAACACAATAAAAACAGCTATTTATAGAAACAAAAATTCGATAGATAGTATCTATGTTAAAAATTATGATAATAGCTATATTACAAGTGAAGGTCATATGTTTAAAACGCAAAAAACAGGTAAATGGAAATTATATAAAAACCAAAAAATAGATAAGATCATGCAATATAAAAATATTGATGGCAAGCAATATTTAAATCAAGGATGGTTTTTCGATAAGTCAGGAGATACTATACATGAATATGGTAGTAATTATAAGTTTAAATACTCAGTTAAACTAAAAGAAAAAACAATAGACATTTCTATAAAATATAAACCATTAATTGCTGAAAATGCTAATGTGATTTTACTACATAATGAAAAGCTTAACAAAGAATTCTCAAATATTGATGAAGTTGTTTTAGATACCATTTTTTTTACTAATAATAAAGTTGATATCGAATATAAAGTTAAACATAAAAGAGAAAAATTAAATTTTAATCTTAGAGGTATAATTAAAGAGTATGCAGATTTACTTAAAAATGATTCAATCTATTACAGAGAAAGATTGATTTATTTAGATGAAAAAATCGTCAAATAG
- a CDS encoding VOC family protein, with protein sequence MKIRKLKLFTNKLELEKTFYSQTLGFEIIENNSNYFTINIGWSELTFEKSKKEYIYHYCFLIPSNKLEQAMKWMEKRVPIIDIENGRKTQRFESWNADSFYFYDASGNIAEFIVRHKLNNGISSDFNISDVLCVNEIGMPTNNVERVNNELLKKFGTEFWKGDLKRFGTNGSQEGLFLLPNYEIKKIWFPTSSIKIKPEPFEILLENNGKKYYMEYKNEEIITTANNVYN encoded by the coding sequence ATGAAAATTCGAAAATTAAAATTATTTACAAATAAACTTGAGTTAGAAAAAACATTCTACTCTCAAACTTTAGGTTTTGAAATAATAGAAAACAACTCGAATTATTTTACAATAAATATAGGATGGAGCGAATTAACATTTGAAAAATCTAAAAAAGAATATATATATCATTATTGTTTTTTAATTCCATCTAATAAGCTGGAACAAGCAATGAAATGGATGGAAAAGCGTGTTCCAATTATTGATATTGAGAATGGAAGGAAAACTCAAAGATTTGAAAGTTGGAATGCAGACTCATTTTACTTTTATGATGCTAGTGGAAATATTGCCGAATTTATAGTAAGACATAAATTGAATAACGGAATTAGTTCCGATTTCAATATTTCTGATGTATTATGTGTAAATGAAATAGGAATGCCAACAAATAACGTAGAAAGGGTAAATAATGAACTTCTAAAAAAATTTGGTACAGAGTTTTGGAAAGGTGATTTAAAACGATTTGGTACGAATGGTTCTCAAGAAGGCTTATTTTTATTACCAAACTACGAAATAAAAAAAATCTGGTTTCCAACTTCATCAATAAAAATTAAACCAGAACCTTTTGAAATTCTACTTGAGAATAATGGAAAAAAATATTACATGGAATATAAAAACGAAGAAATAATAACTACAGCCAACAACGTGTATAATTAA
- a CDS encoding nuclear transport factor 2 family protein — protein MTNLDIIKSTYEGETSEENGKNLAKYVAVNISWTEAKGFPYAGTYIGLESVTENVFKRLGSEWIDYKFTPEDYIANEDKVVAYGTYSGTYKKTNKYFEARVAHIWKLNNGKIISFEQFVDSKSVDEAIR, from the coding sequence ATGACAAATCTCGACATAATAAAAAGTACCTATGAAGGTGAAACATCAGAAGAAAACGGCAAAAATTTAGCCAAATATGTAGCCGTAAATATCAGTTGGACAGAAGCCAAAGGCTTTCCTTATGCAGGAACTTATATTGGTTTAGAAAGTGTTACTGAAAATGTTTTTAAACGCTTAGGTAGCGAGTGGATTGATTATAAATTTACACCCGAAGATTATATTGCAAATGAAGACAAAGTAGTTGCTTATGGAACCTATTCGGGTACATATAAAAAAACGAACAAGTATTTTGAAGCAAGAGTTGCCCATATATGGAAACTGAACAATGGCAAGATTATCAGTTTTGAGCAGTTTGTAGATAGTAAATCGGTTGACGAAGCAATACGTTAA
- a CDS encoding S41 family peptidase — translation MKKILTLFIIILLSTLSFCQEIKTEDWTTDLNFLKSELQKKHINLFFKLTKNEFEEGIEEIISKLDSDSDFETTMKLSQLLAKIGDSHTTINISKFLNIQKNIPINCTWFGEDIHVVSTSKDNYEILDKKMVSINEYHIKTIIDSIKTIFSNDNNATIKKGTIRLINNKKLLDYFGFSKSSDSIYRIGFENSKNQLSFENVATERYDKKTRISTKIDGLRPYYIEGKGNIFKEKYYEKDKIYYIQYNKCISKESVLATGNKLEATKYPSYKKFEQKILNTIETKKVKKLIFDMRFNTGGNSSIIKNLIRQIRVNKSLNQKDKLFVVVGQRTYSSAILNTLAFKHFTNATVIGEETSGMPNHYGNIKSFYLPYSNIKLNYSTKYHNLYKGIDNTIKPDIEIIRTFDDYKKGIDPIYEFVKNY, via the coding sequence ATGAAGAAGATTTTAACCTTATTTATAATAATATTATTAAGTACTTTATCATTCTGCCAAGAAATAAAAACGGAAGATTGGACTACTGACCTTAATTTTTTGAAATCCGAATTACAAAAAAAACATATTAACCTATTTTTTAAATTAACAAAAAATGAGTTTGAAGAAGGAATTGAAGAAATCATTTCAAAATTAGATTCTGATTCAGATTTTGAAACTACAATGAAATTGAGTCAATTGCTTGCCAAAATTGGAGATTCTCATACAACTATAAACATTTCCAAATTTTTGAATATCCAAAAGAATATTCCAATTAATTGCACTTGGTTTGGGGAAGATATACACGTTGTAAGTACTTCAAAAGATAATTACGAAATTCTTGACAAAAAAATGGTCTCAATAAATGAATACCATATTAAAACAATTATTGATAGTATAAAAACTATATTTTCTAATGATAATAATGCAACAATTAAGAAAGGAACGATTCGATTAATAAACAACAAAAAGCTTCTTGACTATTTTGGTTTTTCAAAGTCTTCAGATTCTATTTACAGAATTGGTTTTGAAAACAGTAAAAATCAATTGTCATTTGAAAATGTGGCGACAGAAAGATATGACAAAAAAACTAGAATAAGCACAAAAATAGATGGATTAAGACCATATTATATAGAAGGTAAAGGAAACATTTTTAAGGAAAAATATTATGAAAAAGATAAAATATACTACATCCAATATAATAAATGCATTAGTAAAGAATCTGTTTTAGCAACAGGTAATAAATTAGAAGCAACAAAATACCCTTCGTACAAGAAGTTTGAACAAAAAATATTGAATACAATAGAAACTAAAAAAGTTAAAAAACTAATTTTTGACATGAGATTCAATACAGGTGGTAATTCATCAATAATTAAGAATCTAATTAGACAAATTCGTGTAAACAAATCTCTTAACCAAAAAGACAAGTTATTTGTTGTTGTTGGACAAAGAACTTATTCTTCAGCTATACTCAATACTCTTGCATTTAAACATTTTACAAATGCTACAGTCATTGGTGAAGAAACATCAGGTATGCCAAATCATTATGGTAATATTAAGTCTTTTTATCTTCCGTATTCTAATATTAAATTAAATTATTCAACAAAATATCATAATTTATATAAAGGTATTGATAATACCATAAAACCAGATATTGAAATAATAAGAACATTTGATGATTATAAAAAAGGAATTGATCCTATTTATGAGTTTGTAAAAAATTATTAA
- a CDS encoding Crp/Fnr family transcriptional regulator — MTELLIQNILNHITLSKKEIDSFCNLFDQKEVQKKHFLLREGQICKFEGFVTKGLFRVYHIDNNGFEQVLYFAQENWWITDIDSFTNETPSQLYIQALEDSEVLLISKKDKELAYDNIPKIEKLFRVMTQKTHISLQRRMIDNLSKNADQRYIDFIEKYPNLFQRLTNVQIAAYLGISHEFLSKIRRKIASK, encoded by the coding sequence ATGACAGAGTTATTAATACAAAATATTTTAAACCATATTACGCTTTCCAAAAAAGAGATAGATAGCTTTTGCAACTTATTCGACCAAAAAGAAGTTCAAAAAAAACACTTTTTACTGCGAGAAGGTCAAATTTGCAAGTTTGAGGGCTTTGTTACTAAAGGTCTTTTTAGAGTATATCATATAGATAATAATGGCTTTGAACAAGTACTCTATTTTGCACAGGAAAATTGGTGGATAACCGATATCGACAGTTTTACCAATGAAACGCCATCTCAACTTTACATACAAGCGTTAGAGGACAGTGAAGTATTATTAATTTCAAAAAAAGACAAAGAGCTTGCTTATGATAACATTCCAAAAATAGAAAAACTGTTTAGAGTAATGACTCAAAAAACGCATATCTCGTTACAACGAAGAATGATAGATAATTTGAGTAAAAATGCCGACCAACGTTATATAGACTTTATTGAAAAATATCCTAATCTCTTTCAACGATTAACCAACGTGCAGATTGCCGCTTACTTGGGTATAAGCCACGAGTTTTTGAGTAAAATAAGACGAAAAATCGCCAGTAAATAA
- a CDS encoding TlpA disulfide reductase family protein: protein MKKNLVIKLFLISLITNSCFGQNDSKFSINGKTKNLVNGTILLLQNPLSNKFIDSVKVLDNTFVFNTQLTYFPAKLILWRDGSTAKTIWVENKNMTFDSSNSNFENAIINGSITDRLATSLKSKYKELKSYEEIVAFELEFIKNNPNNIISAHNLSIMAKAFGHEESEKLFNKFSIKNRQSQYGKIISDYLDLNITKTPQIGEKYVDFSMNNQNGIQKQLSELDGKYVLLEFWASWCLPCREENPELVKVYNKYIESNFEIFAVSLDENKENWIKAIKKDNLNWKHVSDLEGTNNKASLIYAVNGIPDNILIDKNGIIIARNLRSKKLDELLYELIFKKAYTIKKEKNGTTLRLSESIVWKDENGKILTKLEVEKMLDTKKYIPNLDTEKNIMVLKKKD from the coding sequence ATGAAAAAAAATTTAGTGATAAAATTATTTCTTATCTCATTAATAACAAACTCTTGTTTTGGACAAAATGACAGCAAGTTTTCAATTAATGGAAAAACTAAAAATTTAGTCAATGGAACAATCTTACTATTACAAAATCCATTATCAAACAAATTCATTGATTCAGTAAAAGTCCTTGACAACACTTTTGTTTTTAATACTCAACTGACCTATTTTCCAGCGAAACTAATTCTTTGGAGAGATGGTTCTACTGCAAAAACAATATGGGTTGAAAACAAAAATATGACTTTTGATTCTAGCAATTCAAATTTTGAGAATGCAATTATAAATGGCTCAATTACAGACAGATTAGCTACATCATTAAAGAGTAAATATAAGGAACTAAAATCCTATGAAGAAATAGTTGCGTTCGAGTTAGAGTTTATAAAAAACAATCCAAATAATATAATAAGTGCTCATAACTTATCTATTATGGCAAAGGCATTTGGACATGAAGAGTCAGAAAAACTATTTAATAAATTTTCCATTAAAAATAGACAATCACAATATGGAAAAATAATATCTGACTATTTAGATTTGAACATCACTAAAACCCCTCAAATAGGAGAAAAGTACGTTGATTTTTCAATGAATAATCAAAACGGTATACAAAAACAATTATCTGAACTTGATGGGAAATATGTTCTTCTTGAATTTTGGGCTTCGTGGTGTCTTCCTTGTCGTGAAGAAAACCCAGAATTAGTTAAAGTTTATAATAAATATATAGAATCTAATTTTGAGATTTTTGCAGTTTCTTTAGATGAGAATAAAGAAAATTGGATAAAAGCTATAAAAAAAGACAACTTGAACTGGAAACACGTAAGCGATTTAGAAGGAACAAATAATAAAGCCTCTCTAATTTATGCTGTAAATGGTATTCCAGATAATATTCTTATCGATAAAAATGGGATAATAATTGCTCGAAATTTGAGAAGCAAAAAATTAGACGAATTATTATACGAATTGATATTCAAAAAGGCATACACAATTAAGAAAGAAAAAAATGGAACAACTTTACGTTTGAGTGAATCAATTGTTTGGAAAGATGAAAATGGTAAAATATTAACAAAATTAGAGGTTGAAAAAATGCTTGACACTAAAAAATATATTCCTAATTTGGATACAGAGAAAAATATTATGGTGTTGAAAAAAAAGGATTGA
- the hsdR gene encoding EcoAI/FtnUII family type I restriction enzme subunit R, with amino-acid sequence MNKKDLSESDIKAKFITPAILKSGWDEQTQLGREIFFTDGRIYVKGKLTARGKRKFADYILFYKPNVPIAIIEAKDNKHSVKSGIQQALGYANTLDIPCVFSSNGDGFYFHDKTATDGEIEKELTLDEFPSPEILWQKYKKYKGIETEEVEEIAKQDYFQDGSGRSPRYYQQIAVNRTIEAVAKGLDRILLVMATGTGKTYTAFQIIYRLWKSGAKKRILFLADRTALIDQTARGDFRHFKDALTIIKKKQIDTAYNIYLALYQGLSDSQGADAYKQFSPDFFDLIIIDECHRGSAKEDSKWREILAYFNKATHIGLTATPKETEEVSNIDYFGEPLYTYSLKQGIDDGFLAPYKVVKVTLDIDAEGWRPTQGFVDKSGNPVEDRIYNRTDFDKNIVVDERRKLVAKKITEFLKGYDRFAKSIVFCIDIEHAEGMRSALANANADLFAQNNKYVMQITGDNEEGKRELDSFINPSEPYPVIATTSKLMTTGVDAQTCKLIVLDSNIGSMTEFKQIIGRGTRINEEYGKTYFTIMDFRNVTNLFADPDFDGDPVMIKQVGEDDDLSGAEDEMTDEVITDILDGEEVDFPDIEGGGEIEEDTRREKIRVDGVQVKIVNERVQYLGNDGKIITESLKDYTKNSVTKQYQSLEKFLNSWNNSEKKEVIIKELEEQGIFFEALKDEVGKEFDAFDLICHVAFEAKPLTRKERANNVKKRNYFTKYGDKAQTVLNSLLDKYAEDGLLTIESTEVLKLDPLNKLGTPIELIKAFGSKKVYLQALKELETQLYNTTA; translated from the coding sequence ATGAATAAAAAAGACTTATCTGAATCTGACATAAAGGCGAAATTTATCACACCTGCTATTTTAAAATCAGGTTGGGATGAGCAAACACAATTAGGACGTGAGATTTTCTTCACAGATGGTCGAATCTATGTGAAAGGAAAGCTGACTGCAAGAGGAAAACGAAAATTTGCGGACTATATACTTTTCTACAAACCGAATGTTCCGATTGCAATAATTGAGGCAAAAGACAACAAACACAGCGTAAAAAGTGGAATTCAACAAGCTCTTGGCTACGCCAACACCTTGGATATTCCTTGTGTGTTTAGTAGTAATGGAGACGGATTTTACTTTCACGACAAAACAGCAACAGACGGAGAAATTGAAAAAGAACTGACTTTAGACGAATTTCCAAGTCCTGAAATTCTTTGGCAGAAATACAAAAAATACAAAGGAATTGAAACCGAAGAAGTTGAAGAAATTGCAAAACAAGATTATTTTCAAGATGGTTCTGGTCGTAGTCCAAGATACTACCAACAAATTGCTGTAAACAGAACAATCGAAGCAGTTGCAAAAGGATTAGACCGAATTCTTTTAGTTATGGCAACTGGAACAGGAAAAACTTATACAGCTTTTCAAATCATTTACAGACTTTGGAAAAGTGGAGCAAAAAAAAGAATCTTATTTTTAGCGGACAGAACTGCATTAATTGACCAAACAGCTCGTGGAGATTTTAGACATTTTAAAGATGCTCTAACAATCATAAAAAAGAAACAAATTGACACAGCTTACAATATTTATTTAGCATTATATCAAGGTTTATCAGATAGTCAAGGAGCAGATGCATACAAACAATTTAGTCCAGACTTTTTTGATTTAATCATAATTGACGAGTGCCACAGAGGAAGTGCTAAAGAAGATAGCAAATGGCGTGAGATTTTAGCTTATTTCAACAAAGCAACTCACATTGGTTTAACAGCAACACCAAAAGAAACCGAAGAAGTTTCAAATATTGATTATTTCGGTGAGCCTCTTTACACCTATTCTTTAAAACAAGGAATTGATGATGGTTTTCTGGCACCTTATAAAGTTGTAAAAGTCACTTTAGATATTGATGCGGAAGGTTGGCGACCAACACAAGGTTTTGTAGATAAAAGCGGAAATCCAGTTGAAGATAGAATTTACAACAGAACGGATTTTGACAAAAATATAGTTGTTGACGAACGCAGAAAATTAGTTGCAAAAAAGATAACCGAATTCTTAAAAGGTTATGACAGATTTGCAAAATCAATCGTTTTCTGTATTGATATTGAGCACGCAGAAGGAATGCGTTCCGCATTGGCTAACGCCAATGCCGATTTATTCGCTCAAAACAATAAGTACGTAATGCAAATTACAGGCGATAACGAAGAAGGAAAACGTGAGTTGGATAGTTTTATCAATCCAAGTGAACCTTATCCTGTTATTGCTACAACTTCAAAATTAATGACTACAGGAGTTGATGCTCAAACTTGTAAACTCATTGTTTTAGATAGTAATATTGGTTCAATGACCGAGTTTAAACAAATTATTGGTCGTGGAACGAGAATAAATGAGGAATATGGTAAAACATATTTTACCATTATGGACTTTAGAAATGTAACCAACTTATTTGCTGACCCTGATTTTGATGGTGACCCAGTAATGATAAAACAAGTTGGTGAAGATGATGATTTATCTGGTGCAGAAGACGAAATGACAGATGAAGTAATCACAGACATTTTGGATGGCGAAGAAGTTGATTTTCCAGACATTGAAGGTGGTGGAGAAATTGAAGAAGATACAAGGCGTGAAAAAATTCGAGTGGATGGTGTTCAAGTAAAAATTGTAAATGAACGTGTGCAATATTTAGGTAATGATGGTAAAATTATAACGGAAAGCCTAAAGGACTACACTAAAAATAGCGTTACCAAACAATATCAAAGTTTAGAGAAATTTCTAAATTCTTGGAATAATTCAGAAAAGAAAGAAGTTATTATTAAAGAATTAGAAGAACAAGGAATTTTCTTTGAAGCTTTAAAAGATGAAGTTGGAAAAGAATTTGACGCTTTCGATTTAATCTGTCACGTAGCTTTTGAAGCAAAGCCCTTAACAAGAAAAGAAAGAGCAAACAACGTAAAAAAGAGAAACTATTTTACCAAATATGGAGACAAAGCCCAAACGGTTTTAAATAGTTTACTCGATAAATATGCAGAAGATGGTTTATTAACTATTGAAAGTACAGAAGTATTAAAACTTGACCCTTTAAATAAATTAGGAACACCAATTGAATTAATCAAAGCTTTTGGTAGTAAAAAAGTTTATTTACAAGCATTGAAGGAATTAGAAACACAATTATACAATACAACAGCATAA
- a CDS encoding N-6 DNA methylase has product MANVAAVVSSIRNIMRQDRGISGDAQRLEQLGWMLFLKIIDDKDQELEILKDDYQSVIPEQFQWRTWASDPEGITGDDLLEFIDSNAQNNRGLFATLRNLTSINNPKRAAIAKEVFDGSNNYMKSGYEMRKVINKLNEIDFNNSNDKHIFGNIYESILQELRDAGNKGEYYTPRAVTQFMTQMTNPRLGEKVLDPAAGTGGFLSAAIDHVRENYVNTVEDEHLLQKSITGWELKPVAYVLGLTNLILHEMDVPDYHYIDSLKKEYNSIGKKDQVDVILANPPFGASIAEGVESNFPSSFRCRESADLFVVLMLKLLNHNGRAAIVLPDGCIKGEGVKARIHKKLLTECNLHTIIRMPTSTFFPAAVRTNLLFFEKGKKTNDIWYYEHKLPKGQKSYSKTKPIEFDEFQPIIKWWQNREESSVSWKVNVSELKDWDLDIKNPYQEKIKHIPATELYEKYNNKLTSVQQTFSTISKNILFNRIPVLDKLLQNNNSLFLNIDFINKFKKVIILEGLKGNLSKDFSDKQEFKSGELLSDKMLEEKAIIFEEERLKPEKSVIPIEKQAIPYKIPNHWCWNILDNVSIFYNGKAHEKLVDSSGQYILVNSKFVSTNGSVKKHSTEILVPLKKNDIAIVMSDVPNGRALSRCYLVEENNLYTLNQRIGCLKSLCGIHPEYLKMVLDRNKYYLNFNDGKKQTNLKKSQILSCPIPIPPLEEQKYIIEQVNNLLKKCEELELEIESQNSLSENLIDSILNESF; this is encoded by the coding sequence ATGGCAAACGTAGCAGCAGTAGTAAGCAGCATAAGAAATATAATGCGTCAAGACAGAGGGATTTCTGGTGATGCCCAAAGATTAGAGCAATTAGGTTGGATGCTCTTTTTAAAAATTATTGACGACAAAGACCAAGAATTAGAAATTTTAAAAGACGATTATCAGTCTGTAATTCCAGAGCAATTTCAATGGAGAACTTGGGCAAGTGACCCAGAAGGAATTACAGGAGATGATTTATTGGAATTTATAGACAGTAACGCCCAAAACAACCGAGGGTTATTTGCCACTTTACGTAATCTCACAAGTATTAATAATCCAAAACGTGCTGCCATAGCGAAAGAAGTTTTTGATGGTTCAAATAACTATATGAAGAGTGGTTACGAAATGCGAAAAGTCATAAATAAACTCAATGAAATTGACTTTAACAATTCTAACGATAAGCACATTTTCGGCAATATTTACGAAAGTATTTTACAAGAATTGCGTGATGCAGGAAATAAAGGTGAATACTACACACCAAGAGCAGTAACACAGTTTATGACACAAATGACCAATCCAAGATTGGGTGAAAAAGTACTTGACCCTGCAGCTGGTACAGGAGGTTTTTTAAGCGCAGCAATAGACCACGTTAGAGAAAATTATGTAAATACGGTAGAAGACGAGCATCTTCTGCAAAAAAGTATTACAGGATGGGAATTAAAACCTGTAGCATACGTTTTAGGACTAACCAATTTAATTTTACACGAAATGGATGTTCCTGACTATCATTATATTGATAGTCTAAAAAAGGAATATAATAGTATTGGTAAAAAAGACCAAGTCGATGTAATATTAGCTAATCCACCATTTGGTGCAAGTATAGCTGAAGGTGTAGAATCAAACTTTCCGAGTTCTTTTCGTTGTCGTGAATCAGCAGATTTATTTGTTGTATTAATGTTAAAATTATTAAACCATAATGGTAGAGCTGCAATTGTTTTACCTGATGGATGTATTAAAGGCGAAGGAGTAAAAGCTCGAATACATAAAAAACTATTAACAGAATGTAATCTGCATACAATTATTAGAATGCCGACTAGTACATTTTTTCCAGCAGCAGTTAGAACAAATCTGCTTTTTTTTGAAAAAGGAAAGAAAACAAATGATATTTGGTACTATGAGCATAAATTACCCAAAGGTCAAAAAAGCTACTCTAAAACTAAACCTATTGAATTTGATGAATTTCAACCAATTATAAAATGGTGGCAAAACAGAGAAGAATCTTCAGTTTCTTGGAAAGTAAATGTTTCAGAATTAAAAGATTGGGATTTAGATATTAAAAATCCATATCAAGAGAAAATAAAACATATTCCTGCTACTGAATTATATGAAAAATATAACAACAAACTGACTTCAGTTCAACAAACATTCTCTACAATATCAAAAAATATATTATTTAACAGAATTCCAGTTCTAGACAAACTTCTTCAAAATAATAATTCTTTGTTCCTAAACATAGATTTTATTAATAAATTCAAGAAAGTTATTATTCTAGAAGGGCTAAAAGGAAATTTAAGTAAAGATTTTAGCGATAAACAAGAATTCAAGTCTGGAGAGTTACTCTCTGATAAAATGTTGGAAGAAAAAGCAATCATTTTTGAAGAAGAAAGACTTAAACCTGAAAAATCAGTAATTCCAATTGAAAAACAAGCAATACCGTATAAAATACCAAACCATTGGTGTTGGAATATACTTGATAATGTTTCAATATTTTATAATGGTAAGGCTCACGAAAAATTAGTTGATTCAAGTGGTCAATATATTTTAGTAAACTCAAAATTTGTCTCAACAAATGGTTCAGTTAAAAAACACAGTACTGAAATATTAGTTCCTCTTAAAAAAAATGATATTGCCATAGTAATGAGTGATGTTCCTAACGGTAGAGCTTTAAGTAGATGCTATCTTGTAGAGGAAAACAACTTATATACACTAAACCAAAGAATTGGATGTTTAAAATCATTATGTGGTATTCATCCTGAATACTTAAAAATGGTTTTAGATAGAAATAAATATTACTTGAATTTTAATGATGGAAAAAAACAAACAAATCTGAAAAAAAGTCAAATTTTATCTTGCCCAATTCCAATTCCACCTCTAGAAGAACAAAAATATATAATAGAACAGGTAAATAACTTATTGAAAAAATGTGAAGAATTAGAATTAGAAATCGAAAGTCAAAATAGTCTTTCTGAAAATCTTATTGATTCAATTTTAAATGAATCTTTTTAA
- a CDS encoding MBL fold metallo-hydrolase: MNAQEQSFKTIETSKFKLQVYNASENSFGVASVIISGKNDAVLIDAQFTLAEATKVAQEIKNSGKNLTTIYVSHGDPDFYFGLEVFKKYFPEVTAYASSATVEHIKATAQKKLEVWGEKLGNNITSNVVLPQVLKGNSIELEGEKLEIIGLDEFPKRTFVWIPSIKTALGGINVFGTTFNVWMADAQTTEVRNNWISILNTISELKPEIVIPAHANTNSDFTIDAVNHTKNYIQFYEEALSSNKTSEALIATIKSKYPNLTFETALMLGAKVNTGEMKW, translated from the coding sequence ATGAACGCACAAGAACAAAGTTTTAAAACAATAGAAACAAGCAAATTTAAACTTCAAGTTTACAACGCATCAGAAAATAGTTTTGGTGTGGCATCTGTTATTATCTCAGGTAAAAACGATGCCGTATTAATAGATGCACAATTTACCTTGGCAGAGGCAACAAAAGTAGCACAAGAAATCAAAAACTCAGGAAAGAACTTAACTACAATTTATGTTTCGCATGGCGACCCTGATTTTTATTTCGGATTAGAAGTCTTCAAAAAATATTTCCCAGAGGTTACGGCATATGCTTCGTCTGCAACAGTAGAGCATATTAAAGCTACAGCTCAAAAGAAATTGGAAGTTTGGGGCGAAAAATTAGGCAATAACATCACATCTAATGTTGTCTTACCTCAAGTTCTAAAAGGAAATTCGATTGAGTTAGAAGGCGAAAAACTAGAAATCATTGGATTAGACGAATTCCCAAAAAGAACCTTTGTATGGATACCATCAATTAAAACAGCTTTAGGCGGAATTAATGTTTTTGGCACAACATTTAATGTGTGGATGGCAGATGCACAAACAACAGAGGTTCGTAACAACTGGATCTCGATCTTAAATACTATCAGCGAATTAAAACCTGAAATAGTAATCCCTGCACACGCAAATACCAATTCAGATTTCACTATTGATGCTGTAAACCACACGAAGAATTATATTCAATTTTATGAAGAAGCTTTGAGTAGCAATAAAACTTCTGAAGCGTTAATAGCAACTATTAAATCAAAATATCCAAATTTAACTTTTGAAACAGCCTTAATGTTAGGAGCAAAAGTGAACACAGGAGAAATGAAATGGTAA